The nucleotide window ATTAATTATAGTAGTATTATCATTTCCTTCAGGAAATAATTTTTTTATATATGGTCTAATATTATTTGCATAATAATCTAAAGCTTGATCTTCTGGGTTTTCTAAATTATAATTATATCGTTCCATAAGATGGTTAAAATCCAAACCTTGCCCTAAAATTTTTAAATCACTTAAATATTTAAAAATAAATAATTCAACAAATGAGTATAATGAATTTGTTGGAGACTCTCCACTTGCAGACCAAATATCTTGCCAAATTTGTTTTGCTAAATCTGTCGGATTTACTAATCTCTTTGGTTTAATTTGATCATTTTTTTCATTTAAAGATGAAATTAATTTTTCAATTAAATCGGGTAATTTTTCATCATTAGAATCAAAATTAACTTTCAATTCTTTTCCTGTTTCATCTTTTATTCTGTTTCCTGTTAAAACATTTACCCAAATACTTTCTTTAGTATCCGTAGCAATAATTATATGAGCATCAATTTTTTAGCAACTTCTAATTCTTGTTCTATTGCTCTATTTTGCTTTGCTTTTGTATTAAATTCAGACGGTCTTTTAAATTCAATTACGGCGATTACATTTTTCTTTTGAACTAATAAGGCATCAACTTTTTTCTTTTCTTCTTTTCCATAATCAACATTCCTAATTATTTGAGCATCTTTAAATTGTTTAATTGAAGTTGCTCCTACGTTATAATAATCCCATTTCCCAATTTTAGGAGGATTATTTATTAAATTTCTTTGTAAAAGTTCTTCGCTCATAAATTTTTAGTTTTGAGAATTCACAACATCTCGTTTAAACCTTATTAATAATAAATTATTACTAATTTGACAAAAATATAACAAAAAAATTAATGCTATACATAAGTAAAAATATTTTATAATTATAAGCCTAACAAAAAAAGCTGGTGTTTAATACAAACACCAGCTTTAAATTGAAATTATTTAAAACTATAGTTCTAACGCTTTTTTAGCATTTCCACCCATCAATAATTCCAATGGGTTTTCCAAAGCTTCTTTCACGGCAACCAAGAAACCTACAGACTCACGTCCGTCGATGATTCTGTGGTCATAAGAAAGTGCTACGTACATCATTGGGTGAATTTCAACTTTACCGTTTACGGCGATTGGACGCTCAATAATATTGTGCATTCCCAAGATTCCTGATTGAGGAGGGTTGATAATTGGCGTAGACAACATACTTCCGAAAACACCACCATTAGTAATAGTAAATGTTCCTCCTGTCATATCGTCAACTGTGATTTGTCCGTCACGAGCTCTCAAAGCCAATCTTTTGATTTCAGCTTCAACACCGCGGAAAGTCAAGTTTTCAGCATTACGAACAACAGGAACCATCAATCCTTTTGGTCCAGAAACTGCGATAGAAATATCACAGAAATCGAAAGCAATTTTATGATCACCATCCATCATAGAGTTAACGTCTGGATACAATTCCAAAGCTCTTGTTACAGCTTTTGTAAAGAATGACATATATCCTAAACCTAAACCGCCGTGTTTTGCTTTGAACGCATCTTTGTACTCATTACGGATCAAGTTGATTGGCGTCATGTTTACTTCATTGAAAGTAGTCAACATCGCTGTTTCGTTTTTAGCAGAAACCAATCTTTCAGCTACTTTACGACGCAACATAGATAATTTTGTACGCTCTACACCACGGCTTCCACCTGTTGGAGTTCCCATAGAAGGCACTGCATTTACAGCATCATCTTTAGTGATTCTTCCACCTTTTCCTGTTCCTGAAACTGAAGATGGAGCGATATTTTTCTCATCCAATATTTTTTTAGCTGCCGGAGATGGTGTTCCTGCTGCATAAGATGCTACTGGTGCCGGAGCTGCTGCTACAGGAGCCGGAGCTGGAGCTGGAGCCGCTTTTGGAGCTTCAACTACTGGAGCTGCTGCCGGTGCTGCAGAACCTGCTGGTTTTGCTCCGTCAGTATCAATAAGACAAACTATTGCCCCAACCGCTACAGTATCTCCTTCTTCCGCTTTTAGCGTGATAATTCCACTCATTTCAGCTGGCAATTCAAGAGTTGCCTTATCTGAATCAACTTCAGCAATAGCTTGGTCTTTTTCTACGTAATCGCCATCCTTTACTAACCAAGTTGCAATTTCAACTTCTTTGATTGATTCCCCTGGTGATGGGACTTTCATTTCTAAAATCATACAATTTTTGTTTAAAGTTTAAATTGTTTAAAGTTTCAAGTTGGTATTAAACTCGAAACTTTAAACCTGAAACAATTCTTTTTATCTAAATAAATTTTTATCAAATACCATTCTGATTGCATCGGCGTGACGACGTTTTGAACGTGTGTAACTTCCTGACGCAGGAGCAGAATATGCTTTTAACGATGCCAATCTCCATTTAACCAAGTCAAAATTCATCAACATGTAGCTGTAAGCTCCCATGTTTTTAGGTTCTTCCTGTGCCCAAACGTAATCGTCGGCATTTGGATATTTGGCAATGATTTCTTTGATTTGATCAACTGGGAAGGGGAACAATTGCTCGATACGAACAACCGCAACATCTTTTCTTCCGTTATTTTCTCTTTCTGCAGTAATATCGTAGTAGAATTTACCTGTACAGAAAACTAGAGTCTTAACGTCTTTTTTATTTACTGTATTGTCATCAATTGTTTCTTGGAACTCTCCTGAAGTGAAATCTTCAACCGGAGATACACATCTTGGATCACGCAACAAACTCTTAGGTGAGAAAACCACTAGCGGTTTACGGAAATTAGTTTTCATTTGTCTTCTCAACAAGTGGAAGAAGTTCGCAGGAGTTGTACAATCGGCAACATACATATTGTGACGTGCACAAAGTTGCAAGTAACGCTCCATACGTGCAGATGAGTGCTCTGCTCCTTGTCCTTCGTATCCGTGAGGCAACAACATCACCAATCCATTTTGGTTATTCCATTTGTCTTCACCACAAGAAATATACTGGTCAATCATAATTTGGGCACCATTTGAGAAATCCCCAAATTGTGCTTCCCAAATTGTCAAAGCATTTGGGTTGGCCAAAGCATATCCATAATCATAACCTAAAACTCCATACTCAGACAAGAACGAGTTATAAATATGGAAGTTCCCTTTTTTATTTTCGATACTATCCAAAAGAATTACTTCTTCTTCAGAATCCTCAACTTTTACAACAGCATGACGGTGTGAGAAAGTCCCACGCTCTACGTCCTGTCCTGAAATACGCACATCAAAACCTTCAGTCAATAATGAACCGTATGCCAATGTTTCTGCAGTACCCCAATCTATAGTGTTGTTGTCGTATCCTGTTTTTCTGTCAGTAACAATTTTTGAAATTTTGTTAATGAATTTTTTATCAGATGGTAAAGTTGAAACTGTTTTTATGATAGAATCCAAAGTCGATCTGTCAACTTTTGTATCTACTTTTTTTAACATCACATCATCAGAAACCTGCTCGAATCCTTTCCATTCATTTTGCATAAATGGAGTAATGATTGTCAAATCTTTTTTACGGGAAGCTTCTAAATTTTGCTCAAGATCCTGTTTGTATTCTTTTTCGATTGTATTTACGTAGTTAGCATCGATAACTCTTTCTGACAATAGTTTCTCAGCGTAAATATCTCTTGGATTTTGGTGTTTTGCAATGATTTTATATAAAACAGGTTGTGTAAAACGAGGCTCATCCCCTTCGTTATGACCGTATTTTCTATATCCTAACAAATCAATAAATACGTCACGCCCAAATTCCATTCTGTAATCCAATGCAAAAGACATTGCATGAACAACAGCCTCGGCATCATCAGCATTTACGTGCAATACCGGTGAAAGTGTTACTTTGGCAACATCGGTACAATAAGTTGAAGAACGGGCATCCAAATAGTTAGTCGTAAATCCAACTTGGTTGTTGATTACAACGTGGATCGTTCCCCCTGTTTTGTATCCGTCAAGCAATGACATTTGGATTATTTCATAAAGAATACCTTGTCCTGCAATCGCAGCATCCCCGTGAACGGCAATAGGCAATACTTTAGAGAAATCGTCAGCAAAATATTTGTCTTGTTTTGCTCTTGTGATACCTTCAATTACGGCACCTACAGTCTCCAAGTGAGAAGGGTTTGGTGCTAAATTGATATTTATTTTTTTTCCTGACTTGGTTACTTTATCGGCAGTAAGACCTAAATGGTATTTTACGTCACCGTCAAAGTATTCTTGGTCATAATCTTTACCGTCAAATTCTCCGAAGATATCTTGAGTCGATTTACCAAAAATATTTGCCAAAACGTTCAAACGTCCACGGTGAGCCATTCCCATTACGAATTGCTCCACTCCTTTTTCGGCCGCTTTTTCGATCAAAGCATCAAGAGCTGGAATTACGGTCTCTCCTCCTTCTAATGAAAAACGTTTTTGCCCAACATATTTAGTATGCAAAAAGTTCTCAAACGAAACAGCCTCATTTAATTTGTTTAATATATTCTTTTTCTCCTCTGAAGAAAAGTTTGGCTGGTTATTGTTAACCCCCAATTTATCCTGAATCCATTTCACAACGCCAGGGTTACGAATATACATGTACTCAACCCCAATGTGTTGGCAGTATATCGCCTGAAGGCGTGCTATAATATCTTGTAAAGAGCTAGGCGGAATACCAATTGCCTGTGCTGCATCAAAAACAGTTGTCAAATCTGCTGTAGTTAAGCCGAAATTTTCAATATCCAAAGTCGGAGAACTTTTTCTACGGTCACGAACCGGATTTGTTTTAGTGAACAAATGCCCTCTTGAACGGTAACCGTCGATTAATCTCAATACTTTAAATTCTTTTTGCAATTTGTCTGAAACCAAACTACAATCAGCGTTTCCTGTAGCCACTTCAACAATTTGCTGAACAGGATTTTCATCATTATAAGTGGTCATTCCAAAGTCAAAACCTTGAAAAAAGCTTCTCCAACTTGGCTCTACACTATCTGGATTCTCTAAATATTGATCGTATAATTGAGCAAAAAATTCTGTATGTGCTGCGTTTAAAAATGAAAACCTATCCATAATCTTATCGAATATACTTTTGTTAAATAGTTCGGCAAAAATACAATAAAGCAATTTATTTAAATCTATTTTTTACGTACTTTTACGTAAAAATATGTTAAAAAAAAGCTGCTAACATGAAAAAATACTCCTTTTCTTCCCTAACAAAGTTGTTTTCTATAGTTATTCTCCTATTCTTTTACGAAAACGTAATAGCTCAATACCAACAAACACCACATTCTGTAAATCCTTTTTGGAGTAAAGTGCAGTTTGGAGGAGGATTAGGATTAAGTTTTGGGAGCGGATATACCGATATTTCGATTGCACCGAGTGCCATTTACAATGTCAACCCTTATTTGGCGGTTGGTTTAGGACTGCAGGGTAGCTATGTTTCTTCCAAAGGATATTACGATTCAGGAATTTACGGCGCAAGCTTTTTGACCTTCATCAACCCAATTCCCGAAATCCAATTTTCTATAAATCTAAACCAATCCTACGTCAACAATCATTATGAAGCCTATCATAACCTACCCGCTTATACCGATAATTTTTGGAACACGGCCTTATTTTTGGGAGCGGGCTACCGAGCTGGGAATGTAACGGTCGGGATAGCCTACAATGTATTGTTTGACGAAAACGATCATGTTTACAGTGATGCGGTAATGCCTTTTGTGAGAGCGTATTTTTAAAAGTTACTGAATTACTGAGACACTAAGTTTCTAAGACTTTTCAAAAGCGAAAAAGACCCGACAGGTTTCAAAAAACTGTCGGGTCTTATATTTTAGAAGAGTCCCTAATTTTTAAAAAAATCTTAGAATCTCAGAAACTTAGAATCTTAGCCACTTAAAGCAGTTACCTATAATAATTCTTAAACCACACTTTCTGCCATTCTCTTTTTAAAATCAGAAAAGAAACTTCTTCGGCGAGAACAACCAAATCAGAGCCATCTAGTTTTTTGATTTCGTCTTCGGAAACATCAATGATGTACAATAAATTAAGGTACTCGGCAAATTTGTACTGAATGAGTCGGTAGATCTTTTCATGCAATTGAATTTTCAATTCATCAGGACTGATGCTTTTAGGAAAATCAACCGCTTCGTTAGCCAAATTGAAATCCTTATTCAATTGGGCAATCAAATTAGCATAAAGCTCCTCCTTGTTAGCTTCCTGAAGTAATAAATCGGTATTTATTGGCGATATAAACATGTTGATTTAAGATTTAAGATTTTTGACTTTAGATTTCAGATTTGTAAAAATTCGATATATTTTGATTTAAAAGAAAAAACTAACTATTAAAAATGCAAGACTTCAAATCAGAAATCTTTAATCTTAAATCTACATTCAGAAATTTAAACCTTTCTTCCCATCAGGTTTTCTCCAAAAGTCTTTAGCACTTCTTTTTTCGAAGAATCAATATCCATTTTTTTCAAAGTTTCAAAAGCTTTAAAAGTGTACCTTTCAATTGCTTCCTGAGTTGCTTTGGAAGCGCCCGATTCGTTGAAAATTCCTTTTGCAGTTTCTATTTTCTCCGTATTGTCTTCTAATTGCAAAGTGAACAATTGCTCTAATTCCGAAGCTTTTTCAGGAGTAGAAAATTCCAATGCTTTCAAATACAAATAGGTTTTTTTATTTTCGATAATATCTCCTCCCACTTGTTTTCCAAAAGTTTCCGGATCACCAAAAGCATCCAAATAATCATCCTGCAATTGGAAAGCCAATCCTAAATTGAGTCCAAAATCGTAAATCAAATTAGCATTCTCCTCTGAAGTATGCGCAATTATCGCCCCCATTTTCATAGCTGCCGCTACCAAAA belongs to Flavobacterium aquiphilum and includes:
- the odhB gene encoding 2-oxoglutarate dehydrogenase complex dihydrolipoyllysine-residue succinyltransferase, translated to MILEMKVPSPGESIKEVEIATWLVKDGDYVEKDQAIAEVDSDKATLELPAEMSGIITLKAEEGDTVAVGAIVCLIDTDGAKPAGSAAPAAAPVVEAPKAAPAPAPAPVAAAPAPVASYAAGTPSPAAKKILDEKNIAPSSVSGTGKGGRITKDDAVNAVPSMGTPTGGSRGVERTKLSMLRRKVAERLVSAKNETAMLTTFNEVNMTPINLIRNEYKDAFKAKHGGLGLGYMSFFTKAVTRALELYPDVNSMMDGDHKIAFDFCDISIAVSGPKGLMVPVVRNAENLTFRGVEAEIKRLALRARDGQITVDDMTGGTFTITNGGVFGSMLSTPIINPPQSGILGMHNIIERPIAVNGKVEIHPMMYVALSYDHRIIDGRESVGFLVAVKEALENPLELLMGGNAKKALEL
- a CDS encoding 2-oxoglutarate dehydrogenase E1 component translates to MDRFSFLNAAHTEFFAQLYDQYLENPDSVEPSWRSFFQGFDFGMTTYNDENPVQQIVEVATGNADCSLVSDKLQKEFKVLRLIDGYRSRGHLFTKTNPVRDRRKSSPTLDIENFGLTTADLTTVFDAAQAIGIPPSSLQDIIARLQAIYCQHIGVEYMYIRNPGVVKWIQDKLGVNNNQPNFSSEEKKNILNKLNEAVSFENFLHTKYVGQKRFSLEGGETVIPALDALIEKAAEKGVEQFVMGMAHRGRLNVLANIFGKSTQDIFGEFDGKDYDQEYFDGDVKYHLGLTADKVTKSGKKININLAPNPSHLETVGAVIEGITRAKQDKYFADDFSKVLPIAVHGDAAIAGQGILYEIIQMSLLDGYKTGGTIHVVINNQVGFTTNYLDARSSTYCTDVAKVTLSPVLHVNADDAEAVVHAMSFALDYRMEFGRDVFIDLLGYRKYGHNEGDEPRFTQPVLYKIIAKHQNPRDIYAEKLLSERVIDANYVNTIEKEYKQDLEQNLEASRKKDLTIITPFMQNEWKGFEQVSDDVMLKKVDTKVDRSTLDSIIKTVSTLPSDKKFINKISKIVTDRKTGYDNNTIDWGTAETLAYGSLLTEGFDVRISGQDVERGTFSHRHAVVKVEDSEEEVILLDSIENKKGNFHIYNSFLSEYGVLGYDYGYALANPNALTIWEAQFGDFSNGAQIMIDQYISCGEDKWNNQNGLVMLLPHGYEGQGAEHSSARMERYLQLCARHNMYVADCTTPANFFHLLRRQMKTNFRKPLVVFSPKSLLRDPRCVSPVEDFTSGEFQETIDDNTVNKKDVKTLVFCTGKFYYDITAERENNGRKDVAVVRIEQLFPFPVDQIKEIIAKYPNADDYVWAQEEPKNMGAYSYMLMNFDLVKWRLASLKAYSAPASGSYTRSKRRHADAIRMVFDKNLFR